The nucleotide window CCCGCCGTGCTCGACGGGCAGCCGGCGAGGGCAAGTCCAAGCGCCGCAAGGCCAGCGCCGACGCGGTGGACGGGGCGTACTGGGCCGGGCTGCGGGGTGAGGCGAAGTGATGCGGACCGCCGTGCCACCGGTCGCCTGCGTGGGCGAGCCGCGGCTCACCGCCGGCTTCGCCGAGTACGGCCGACTTGACCTGCTCGCGCACGAGGAGGTGCACGGACCCATCGGCCCGATGGAACCGGCGCAGTTGCTCCAGCTCGCCGAGGGCATGCAGCTCAAGGGCAAGGGCGGGGCGGGGTTCCCGTTCGCCCGCAAACTGCGCGCGGTGCTGGAGTCCTGCAAGCGGCAGGACCTCGCCGCCGTGGTGGTGGTCAATGCCACCGAGGGGGAGCCGGCCAGCTGGAAGGACAAGGTGCTGCTGACCCGCGCCCCGCACCTGATCCTGGACGGCGCGGCGCTGGCCGCGTACGCGCTGGACGCCGACGAGATCGTGATCGGCGTCGCGGACGACGGGGTCGGCCGGGACTCGCTGATGGAGGCCCTCGAAGAGCGCCGGATGCCGGTGCAGACGACGATCGTCACAGTGCCGCACCGGTTCATCTCCGGCGAGGGTGGTGCACTCGTCAACGGGATCAACGGGCTGCCGCACATCCCGCCGGGCACCAAGAAGCGTTCCAGCGACTCCGGGGTCAGCGGCCTGCCCACCCTGCTGTCCAACGCCGAGACGTACGCCCAGCTCGCCGTCGGCGCCCGACTGGGCCCGTACGAGTACGCGGCGCTCGGTACCGACGACGAGCCGGGCACCGTGCTGCTCACCGTGACCGGCGCGGCGGGCCGACCGGCAGTTGTGGAGTGCACCGCCGGCATGCCGCTGCGTGACGTCCTCGACCTCTGCGAGGTGCCGGACGTCCAGGGCATCCTGATGGGCGGCTACCACGGCAAGTGGATCACCCCGGAGGCGGCGGAGAAGGCCGAGGTCTCCCGCAAGGGCCTGGCCGCGGTCGGCGGCACCCTCGGTGCGGGCATCATCGTCCCGCTCGGTGTCGACACCTGCCCGCTGGGTGAGGCCGCCCAGGTGGTGCGCTACCTGGCCGGCGAGTCCGCCGGCCAGTGCGGTCCGTGCAAGATGGGCCTGCCGGACCTGGCCCGCGCGGTGGACCTGGCCGTCGCCGGCAGCCAACCGGCCGACGTGGTGCGCGCCGCCGCTGGCGAGGTGAAGGGCCGGGGCGCGTGCAGCCATCCGGACGGCACCGCCCGGTTCGCGCTCTCCGCGATCGAGGTCTTCACCGAGGACCTGCGGCTGCACAGCACCGGCGACGGTTGTGGCCGACGGGTCAAGGGAGTGATGGGGCTGCCCGGCGCGCCCGACGCGAACCCGCAGAAGCTCACCCTGGACTGGTCGCGCTGTGACGGGCACGGCCTGTGCGCGCACGTCGTACCGGACTTCATCCGGCTCGACGCGAACGGATATCCCGCCTTCCCCGCCACCCCGGTGCCGACCTGGCTGCGGGAGGGCGCGCTGAAGGCGGTCAAGGTCTGCCCGGAGCTGGCGCTGCGACTGGCCAAGGCCGAGTAGCGAAGCCTCGGGTCCAGCAAGGGTCCCTTCCGGACCGGAAACGGAGAAGCGGATGCGGATCGGCATGGCGTGGACAGGGGCCGGGCGACTGCGCCGTGCCGCGACAATCGGGTCGCTCGTGGTGGCCCTGTTCGGCGTTGCCGCCTGCACCGGCACCGCGCCGGGTGGGCCCGTCGCCGCCGGATCGGCCCCCGCCTCGACCGGCGTCCCGCCCGCCCCGACCGCAACGGCGACCGGTGCCCCACCCGCCCCGACCGCAACGGCGACCGGCGGGCCACCCGCTGCCCCGAAGCAGGTCCCGGACGTGCTCCGCTTCACCGGGACCACCCTCGGCGGGGCCGCGTTCGACGCGGCACAGCTCGCCGGCAAACCGGTGGTGCTGTGGTTCTGGGCGCCGTGGTGCGCCACCTGCGCCAGCCAGGCCTGGACGGTGGCCGAGATCGCACCCAAGTACCGGGACACCGTGCCGATCGTCGGTGTCGCCGGGCTGGGCGAGCGGAAGGCCATGAAGGAGTTCGTCACCGAGTTCGAACTCGGCGGCACGCCGCAGATCGAGGACAGCAAGGGCACGCTCTGGAAGCGGTTCAAGGTGACCGAGCAGAGCATTTTCGTGATCATTGACCGGAGCGGCGCTGTCGTCCACGAGGGCTTCCTGGACGGTGAGGCGCTCACCGCCAAGGTCGCCGCACTGGCCGGGGCGTGAGTGCCACACTGCTGCTCGCGCTGACCGCCGGCATGCTCGGCGCGGTCAACCCGTGCGGCTTCGCGTTGCTGCCCGCGTACCTCTCGCTGTTGGTCGCCGGGGAGTCAGACACCCGCGGCGCGGTCGGCCGCGCGCTCACCGCGGCGGCCGGGCTGACAGTGGGGTACGTGCTGGTGTTCGGCGCGTTCGGCCTGGCGCTCGCGCCGCTGGCCGGCTGGCTGCGGCCCCGGCTGCCGTGGCTGACCGTGGCGCTCGGCGTGCTGCTGGTCGTGGCGGGCTGTTGGCTGCTCGCCGGCCGCCGGCTGCCCGCCCCCGGCTGGCCCGCCCGCGCGCCCCGGCTGACCCGGACCTGGCCGTCGATGGCGCTGTTCGGCGCGGTGTACGCGTTGGCGTCGCTCGGCTGCGCCATCGCGCCGTTCCTGGCCATCGTGGTGACCAGCCTCCAGGCCGGCTCGACCGGTCAGGGGTTGGCGCTGTTCGGCGCGTACGCCCTGGGGATGGGTCTGGTGGTCGCTGTCGCCGCGCTCGGGGTGGCGCTGCTGCGCGACGGTCTGGTGGCCCGGCTGCGCGTCGCCGGGGCGCTGGTGCCCCGCCTCAGTGGCCTGGTGCTGCTGCTCGCCGGCGGCTACGTCGCCTGGTACGGCTGGTACGAGCTACGCCTGGCCTCCGGGCGCCGCGACGCCCTCAAAGACCCGGTAATCCAAGCAGCGTCCCAGCTACAACAAACCCTGACCAACACCCTGGACACCATCGGCCCAGCGTTGCTGCTGGCCGCCCTCGTTCTGCTCGCCGTGTTGGGCGTGCGGACGCGTCGACGGGGGCGCGGGGTGGAACCGGCCCCCGTCGAACGATCCGGTTAGCGGGGGGAGAGGCGGTCGGTGCCTAGGCGGTCTTGGAGGACCTTGGGGATCAGGACACTGCCGTCGGCCTGCTGGTACTGCTCCAGGATGGCCGGGAAGAGCCGGCTCGTCGCCAGCGCGGACCCGTTGAGGGTGTGCACGAA belongs to Micromonospora ureilytica and includes:
- a CDS encoding NADH-quinone oxidoreductase subunit NuoF family protein, with amino-acid sequence MRTAVPPVACVGEPRLTAGFAEYGRLDLLAHEEVHGPIGPMEPAQLLQLAEGMQLKGKGGAGFPFARKLRAVLESCKRQDLAAVVVVNATEGEPASWKDKVLLTRAPHLILDGAALAAYALDADEIVIGVADDGVGRDSLMEALEERRMPVQTTIVTVPHRFISGEGGALVNGINGLPHIPPGTKKRSSDSGVSGLPTLLSNAETYAQLAVGARLGPYEYAALGTDDEPGTVLLTVTGAAGRPAVVECTAGMPLRDVLDLCEVPDVQGILMGGYHGKWITPEAAEKAEVSRKGLAAVGGTLGAGIIVPLGVDTCPLGEAAQVVRYLAGESAGQCGPCKMGLPDLARAVDLAVAGSQPADVVRAAAGEVKGRGACSHPDGTARFALSAIEVFTEDLRLHSTGDGCGRRVKGVMGLPGAPDANPQKLTLDWSRCDGHGLCAHVVPDFIRLDANGYPAFPATPVPTWLREGALKAVKVCPELALRLAKAE
- a CDS encoding TlpA family protein disulfide reductase encodes the protein MRIGMAWTGAGRLRRAATIGSLVVALFGVAACTGTAPGGPVAAGSAPASTGVPPAPTATATGAPPAPTATATGGPPAAPKQVPDVLRFTGTTLGGAAFDAAQLAGKPVVLWFWAPWCATCASQAWTVAEIAPKYRDTVPIVGVAGLGERKAMKEFVTEFELGGTPQIEDSKGTLWKRFKVTEQSIFVIIDRSGAVVHEGFLDGEALTAKVAALAGA
- a CDS encoding cytochrome c biogenesis CcdA family protein; translated protein: MSATLLLALTAGMLGAVNPCGFALLPAYLSLLVAGESDTRGAVGRALTAAAGLTVGYVLVFGAFGLALAPLAGWLRPRLPWLTVALGVLLVVAGCWLLAGRRLPAPGWPARAPRLTRTWPSMALFGAVYALASLGCAIAPFLAIVVTSLQAGSTGQGLALFGAYALGMGLVVAVAALGVALLRDGLVARLRVAGALVPRLSGLVLLLAGGYVAWYGWYELRLASGRRDALKDPVIQAASQLQQTLTNTLDTIGPALLLAALVLLAVLGVRTRRRGRGVEPAPVERSG